Within Caproicibacterium argilliputei, the genomic segment GGCAGTAATCAAGATAATAGGTGATGTCAAAATTGTCCTCCATCGGTTCAATTTCCGTTACCTCATCACTGGCGGACAACGCATTCAGCAGCATGGTACCGATGCCGTTGTTCGGTGTAACGTGAACACCGTACCGTTCCTCGATCTCATCAAAGGAAATCTCCCAATCGCCATTTTCGGTTTTTTGAGTGCCGTCCCTGATGATCTCATCAGCCAGCAGTGAAATCTGGCGGTTCACATAGGGCCTGAAGTTTGGAAGAAAAGCGGTATACCTGCCGTAGGAATAGCCGGAACTGTCCACCAGAACAGCATCGTCCGTATCTTCACCGAGTACCAGCAGCCCGTGCTGCACTCCATTCCCGTCCACATACATATCACCGATACGGTCGGCAATAAAGTCCCTGTCGGCCAGCATATTTTCACAAAAGTCTTTGAATTCCGTTGCCGACAGTTCTTCGATTGCCTCGATCACACATTCCTGCGGCTGGAAGCAATCCAGCTTTCTTTCAAATACAGCCTTGGTCTTTAACATGATTCGTTCCTCCCTTAAGGTAAGTAATTTCTCGGATTGACCGCTTTTCCATTAATGCGAATTTCAAAATGAAGATGGTTTCCGGTACTGCGCCCCGTGCTGCCCACCGCTGCGATAACGTCGCCCTGCTTCACAGCTTGGCCGGAACGGACATATACCTTGGAGCAGTGACCGTACAGCGTAACCATTCCGTCTCCGTGATCGATGACCACATGATATCCGTAGCCGCTGCTGCCGGAGTCTATTACGCTGCTCACCACACCGTCGCGGGCGGCATGAATTGGTGTACCTTTTGGTGCACCGAGGTCAAGACCGGAGTGTCCTTCGCCGCCGCTGCCGCCGAACGGATTTGGCCTCCAGCCGAATTCCGAAGTGACCATGCCGCGCCAGTTCGCCCCGAGAGGACTGGCAAAATTACCGCCGCCCGTGTAGGGTCCATCTGTTCCAACACCTTTTTTCCATTCATCCTCGCCGATGTTTTCATTCTCCGGCAGACTGTGGCCATAAAGCACACGGCTGTAAATCTGAGCGGCGTTGACTTTGTTTTCGTTGGTGATCGTTCTGCCAAGCGCGCTTTCAAGGTTGGCGTAAATTTCATTCAGGTCGGAAATCGGAACAGCCACGGTGTAGGCTTCCTGCGTCTTATTGCCGTCCTTGTCGGTAACAGTACGAGTTCGCTTTTCGTACCGGATGAAAGCATCGGTAAATTTTCGGTAGTCATTTTTGTCCATTCGGAGATTTTCAGCGCCGAAATACAGAGAATAAAAAATAGATTTCACACGGGTGGCGTCAATGCCACCGCTTTCAATCTGAGGCGTGATCTCCGACACAGCCCCGTCCAAGACAGAGAAGCTGCTCCGCATATCTTCGATGTACTGCCTGTATTCAGCGGGTACCTGTGCCGAGATGGAGCCGCCGTTGAAAACCAGATCCACAGCGGAGTCGTTGTGCTGCGCCGTTCCGGACAACAAACTCATGATCATTACGATGATTAAAATGAAGGGAGTCAGAACGGCGGCAATCAGCACACCGACGGCTTT encodes:
- a CDS encoding M23 family metallopeptidase; this translates as MADPATIALAVKTAIAAASDKRTWKAVGVLIAAVLTPFILIIVMIMSLLSGTAQHNDSAVDLVFNGGSISAQVPAEYRQYIEDMRSSFSVLDGAVSEITPQIESGGIDATRVKSIFYSLYFGAENLRMDKNDYRKFTDAFIRYEKRTRTVTDKDGNKTQEAYTVAVPISDLNEIYANLESALGRTITNENKVNAAQIYSRVLYGHSLPENENIGEDEWKKGVGTDGPYTGGGNFASPLGANWRGMVTSEFGWRPNPFGGSGGEGHSGLDLGAPKGTPIHAARDGVVSSVIDSGSSGYGYHVVIDHGDGMVTLYGHCSKVYVRSGQAVKQGDVIAAVGSTGRSTGNHLHFEIRINGKAVNPRNYLP
- a CDS encoding DUF6329 domain-containing protein is translated as MLKTKAVFERKLDCFQPQECVIEAIEELSATEFKDFCENMLADRDFIADRIGDMYVDGNGVQHGLLVLGEDTDDAVLVDSSGYSYGRYTAFLPNFRPYVNRQISLLADEIIRDGTQKTENGDWEISFDEIEERYGVHVTPNNGIGTMLLNALSASDEVTEIEPMEDNFDITYYLDYCPKCDGQQEKGSEKATEQIAPAAKLHDLLHTKWEDIHLIHHEIENEPSTIVELDESTLTEAGKEAWADVLNADVLRVYTGYYGLQMELAGVKASRLDAFSSMLAGFCSVQDYEKWVNEPEDQPSHTPEMKL